Proteins encoded within one genomic window of Bacteroides sedimenti:
- the holB gene encoding DNA polymerase III subunit delta': MLFREVIGQEEVKRKFLLEVKENRIPHAQLLCGPEGVGKLPLAIAYARYLLCPNRTEEDACGVCPSCVKINKLAHPDLHFVFPIVKKKNSSKDVVCDDYIKEWRNFVLNNPYFNLNHWLKELDAENAQAIIYSKESDEILRKLSLKSSEGGYKVMIIWLPEKMHETCANKLLKLLEEPPTQTVFLLVSENPDMMLSTILSRTQRVNVRHITEEKISEVLKTSYGLTDQDAQITAHLANGNYIRAMETIHLNEENKLFFELFVSLMRLSYQRKIREMKAWSEQLAGMGRERQKSFLEYAQRMIRENFILNFHRKEMSYMNREEMNFSARFAPFVNERNAIQIMEELSLAQQHIEQNVNAKMVFFDFSLKMIVLLKQ; this comes from the coding sequence ATGCTTTTCAGAGAGGTTATAGGACAGGAAGAGGTCAAAAGGAAATTTCTTTTGGAGGTGAAGGAGAACAGAATCCCTCACGCACAACTTCTTTGCGGTCCCGAAGGTGTGGGCAAACTTCCACTAGCAATTGCCTATGCCCGATACCTACTCTGCCCTAACCGTACAGAAGAGGATGCCTGCGGAGTATGCCCTTCATGCGTTAAGATAAACAAGCTGGCGCATCCCGACTTGCACTTTGTCTTCCCTATTGTGAAGAAGAAGAACTCAAGTAAGGATGTGGTATGTGACGACTACATCAAGGAGTGGAGAAACTTTGTGCTGAACAATCCCTATTTCAACCTGAATCACTGGTTGAAAGAGTTAGATGCAGAGAATGCGCAAGCCATCATCTACAGCAAAGAGAGTGACGAGATTTTGCGAAAACTCAGCCTTAAAAGCAGCGAAGGGGGATATAAAGTTATGATTATCTGGCTTCCTGAAAAAATGCACGAAACTTGTGCCAATAAACTTTTGAAACTTCTGGAGGAACCTCCGACACAGACAGTCTTCTTGTTGGTATCCGAAAACCCGGACATGATGCTCAGCACCATTCTGAGCCGTACTCAGCGGGTGAATGTGCGGCACATAACAGAAGAAAAGATTTCAGAGGTCCTGAAAACGAGTTATGGACTGACTGACCAAGATGCACAGATTACAGCCCACCTAGCCAACGGGAACTATATCCGTGCAATGGAGACGATTCACCTTAACGAAGAAAACAAGCTTTTCTTTGAATTATTCGTTAGTCTGATGCGTCTCTCCTACCAACGAAAAATAAGAGAGATGAAGGCTTGGAGCGAACAACTGGCGGGAATGGGACGCGAGCGGCAGAAAAGCTTTTTGGAATATGCACAACGAATGATACGAGAGAATTTCATTCTCAACTTTCACAGGAAAGAGATGAGTTATATGAACCGGGAAGAGATGAACTTCTCCGCACGCTTTGCCCCTTTTGTGAACGAGCGTAATGCAATACAGATAATGGAGGAGCTTTCACTGGCTCAGCAACATATAGAACAAAATGTGAATGCAAAAATGGTCTTCTTTGACTTCTCATTGAAGATGATTGTATTGCTGAAACAATAA
- the metF gene encoding methylenetetrahydrofolate reductase [NAD(P)H]: protein MKVIDLIKSNDKTAFSIEILPPLKGTGIDKLFETIEILKEFDPKYINITTHRSEYVYKDLGNGLFQRKNTRRRPGTVAVAAAIKNKYNITVVPHLLCSGFTREETEYVLLDLQFLGITDLLVLRGDKAKHESSFVPVGNGYYHAIELQEQINNFNKGLFIDGEEMKVMGQPFSYGVACYPEKHEESPNIDADIFWLKKKMEAGAEYAVTQLFYDNRKYFDFVEKAREAGVTIPIIPGIKPFSKLSQLSVIPRTFKVDLPEALANEAIKCKDDAAAKQLGIEWCVQQCKELMAHGVPSIHFYTVGAVDSIKQIAGQIY from the coding sequence ATGAAAGTTATAGATTTAATAAAGAGTAATGACAAGACAGCTTTTTCGATTGAAATACTACCCCCATTGAAAGGGACAGGTATCGATAAACTGTTTGAAACCATAGAGATATTAAAAGAATTTGATCCGAAATACATCAACATCACTACTCATCGTAGCGAATATGTGTACAAGGACCTGGGCAATGGTCTTTTTCAGCGCAAGAATACGCGTCGTCGTCCGGGAACGGTAGCTGTGGCTGCTGCCATAAAAAACAAATACAACATCACCGTTGTACCTCACCTGCTTTGCAGCGGATTTACACGTGAAGAGACTGAATATGTACTACTCGACCTTCAGTTTCTGGGCATTACCGATCTACTGGTATTGCGTGGTGATAAGGCAAAGCATGAATCTTCATTTGTCCCGGTGGGCAATGGGTACTATCATGCCATTGAACTGCAGGAACAGATTAACAATTTCAATAAGGGACTCTTTATTGATGGCGAAGAGATGAAGGTTATGGGACAGCCATTCTCTTACGGAGTGGCCTGCTACCCGGAGAAACATGAAGAGTCGCCCAACATTGACGCAGACATCTTTTGGTTGAAAAAGAAGATGGAAGCCGGAGCCGAATATGCAGTAACGCAGCTCTTTTACGATAACCGGAAATATTTCGATTTTGTAGAAAAAGCTAGAGAAGCAGGAGTTACCATCCCTATCATACCGGGAATTAAACCATTCAGTAAACTCTCTCAGCTTAGTGTAATACCAAGAACTTTCAAGGTTGACTTACCTGAAGCGCTGGCAAACGAAGCTATAAAATGTAAAGATGATGCGGCAGCTAAACAGTTGGGTATTGAATGGTGTGTGCAGCAGTGCAAGGAACTTATGGCACATGGAGTTCCCAGCATTCACTTCTATACAGTGGGTGCGGTAGACAGCATCAAACAGATTGCCGGACAAATTTATTAA
- a CDS encoding DsbA family protein: MSDVVNLNTLICNPVTGVCEVPEPESGVCDSGVLAKNKPIRIIYYTDPICSACWGIEPQLRKLKLEYGDYYEIEYKMGGLLPSWECYNDEELGKPADIAHHWEEAGSYYGMPIDGDIWLEDPLSSSYPPSIAFKAAQMQDEEKALRFFRRMKEMVFLLKKNISKWEWIEKAAEEAELDLVQLNKDFEGDAQQLFEEDLKSGKQMNVRGFPTLFFTDKEGNRLVLFGVRPYWEFEETLHALCPQAVKHPVTKTHEGLFDFYPSLTTHEFAVITDRHDNDALEILNELHKLKYIEKCLSKRGALWIKKN, from the coding sequence ATGAGCGACGTAGTTAATTTAAACACCCTAATCTGCAATCCGGTAACCGGGGTTTGTGAAGTTCCGGAGCCAGAATCGGGCGTCTGCGATTCCGGAGTGCTGGCAAAAAATAAACCTATACGGATTATTTACTATACAGATCCGATATGTTCAGCCTGTTGGGGTATTGAACCTCAACTTAGAAAGCTGAAGCTGGAATATGGCGACTATTATGAAATAGAATACAAGATGGGAGGACTGCTTCCAAGCTGGGAATGTTACAATGACGAAGAACTGGGAAAACCGGCAGACATTGCCCACCATTGGGAAGAAGCAGGCTCCTATTATGGCATGCCAATTGACGGAGATATCTGGTTGGAAGATCCGCTTTCATCCTCGTACCCTCCATCCATCGCATTCAAGGCGGCTCAGATGCAGGACGAAGAGAAAGCACTTCGATTTTTCAGAAGAATGAAAGAGATGGTTTTCCTGCTTAAAAAGAATATCTCAAAGTGGGAATGGATAGAAAAGGCAGCAGAGGAGGCAGAGCTGGATCTCGTTCAGCTTAATAAAGACTTTGAAGGCGATGCACAACAGTTGTTCGAGGAAGACCTTAAAAGTGGCAAACAGATGAATGTCCGCGGATTTCCAACGCTATTCTTCACTGACAAAGAAGGCAATCGGTTAGTGTTGTTCGGAGTAAGGCCATATTGGGAATTTGAAGAAACCTTGCACGCACTTTGTCCACAGGCGGTAAAACATCCCGTAACCAAAACACATGAGGGATTGTTCGATTTCTACCCCAGTCTTACCACTCATGAGTTTGCTGTCATCACCGACAGGCACGACAATGATGCACTTGAAATTTTGAATGAGCTGCATAAACTGAAATACATTGAGAAATGTCTTTCAAAGAGAGGTGCCTTATGGATTAAAAAAAATTAA
- a CDS encoding lipid II:glycine glycyltransferase FemX yields MTLDIEKKEIADVYGTPIIQQTSFWSHVKRSQGIESHAFDFKVSNKDLYVNVGGYSYTQADFVLFLQYLNSTDCVAYLPYGPEVEPSEENQGCFLEELSEVLRSYIPKSCIAIRYDLNWQSHWCKENDYDENGNWIGLPEKKFQEFQFNYQTVNWNLVKTNTDILPSNTIILDLTGTEEEILARMKPKTRYNIGLSERKGVVVKSLGINELDVWYKLYLETARRNRLYANDISYFESVLATKMEDVDSPVHIKMLVAYAGNEPLASLFLVISSHRATYLYGASSSENRNLMPTYALQWAAIKIAKAAGCTEYDMFGVSPNADTSHPMYGLYKFKRGFGGELFHQMGCWDYPLLKDKYALLQASELGAQGYYLQS; encoded by the coding sequence ATGACATTAGATATTGAAAAGAAAGAGATTGCAGATGTTTACGGAACCCCTATTATACAGCAGACATCCTTTTGGTCGCATGTAAAGCGCAGCCAAGGAATTGAGTCGCATGCATTCGATTTCAAGGTTTCCAACAAGGATTTGTACGTTAATGTGGGAGGGTATTCTTACACTCAGGCAGATTTTGTACTCTTTCTCCAATATCTCAATTCAACGGACTGCGTTGCTTATTTGCCCTATGGACCAGAAGTGGAACCTTCTGAGGAGAATCAAGGTTGTTTTCTCGAGGAGCTTTCCGAGGTACTGCGTTCTTATATTCCGAAAAGTTGTATCGCTATCCGTTATGACCTGAACTGGCAGTCGCACTGGTGCAAGGAAAATGACTATGACGAAAACGGCAACTGGATAGGACTTCCCGAAAAAAAGTTTCAGGAATTTCAATTCAACTATCAGACTGTGAACTGGAACCTGGTAAAAACAAACACGGATATACTTCCTTCAAACACCATCATTCTTGACCTCACCGGAACAGAAGAGGAGATTCTAGCACGGATGAAACCGAAGACCCGTTATAATATTGGACTTTCCGAACGTAAAGGTGTGGTAGTGAAATCGCTGGGGATTAATGAATTGGATGTGTGGTATAAACTCTATCTCGAAACAGCCAGGCGAAATAGATTGTATGCTAATGATATCTCTTATTTTGAGTCGGTTCTTGCCACCAAGATGGAAGATGTCGATTCACCGGTGCATATAAAGATGCTTGTAGCCTATGCAGGCAACGAACCTCTTGCTTCGTTATTCCTGGTTATCTCAAGCCATCGTGCCACTTATCTTTATGGAGCCTCCTCGTCCGAGAATCGGAATCTGATGCCCACTTATGCACTGCAATGGGCTGCTATTAAGATAGCAAAAGCGGCGGGTTGTACCGAATATGATATGTTTGGTGTTTCTCCAAATGCCGACACATCACATCCTATGTACGGCTTATATAAGTTTAAGCGTGGATTTGGCGGCGAACTGTTTCATCAAATGGGATGTTGGGACTACCCGCTTCTGAAAGATAAGTATGCGCTGTTGCAAGCCTCGGAATTGGGAGCGCAGGGATATTACCTGCAAAGCTGA
- a CDS encoding helix-turn-helix domain-containing protein, with protein MISIKQIKSISELQLSDTELNKMREKINCVTISYIDIRSQLSSPIHINATIAILVLSGTATLCVNYKEYHLTVNSITVLSSSHLLLFSECSSDFTAQSLFVSKEFMDEMDSTDMIYKRIKYGVRLYSTPVIQLQNNQSSLLSARIASINSTIDNPDHLYYKEMILNSLFAFYLDLSNIIDRTSDSNNDGNFTRYENIIKSFIGLLIENYRKEHKVDFYASQLNITTHYLTLVVKRITGQSVSDFIFEMLYSEARQLLTHSKLSIQEIAFTLSFSDQSSFSKFFKRKSGVSPVEFRKGDNLK; from the coding sequence ATGATAAGTATAAAACAGATTAAAAGCATCAGTGAATTACAGTTATCGGATACGGAATTGAATAAAATGCGTGAAAAAATAAACTGTGTAACAATTTCCTATATTGACATACGATCGCAACTTTCATCTCCTATACATATCAATGCCACTATCGCAATTTTGGTTTTATCTGGAACTGCAACACTTTGCGTAAACTACAAGGAATATCACTTAACAGTTAATTCGATAACAGTGCTTTCTTCCTCACACTTACTCTTGTTTAGTGAATGCAGCAGCGACTTCACCGCTCAGAGTCTTTTTGTCAGCAAAGAGTTTATGGATGAAATGGACTCAACAGACATGATTTACAAAAGGATAAAATATGGTGTTAGACTATATAGCACCCCCGTAATACAATTACAGAACAATCAGTCCTCCTTACTATCTGCCCGTATCGCCTCCATCAATAGCACAATTGATAATCCGGACCATTTATACTATAAGGAAATGATACTTAATAGCCTGTTTGCTTTCTACCTCGACTTGAGTAATATAATAGACCGGACTTCGGATAGCAACAATGATGGCAACTTCACGCGCTATGAAAACATCATAAAATCGTTTATCGGGTTATTGATTGAAAACTACAGGAAAGAACATAAAGTTGATTTTTACGCTTCTCAACTGAATATAACGACACATTATCTCACATTGGTTGTAAAACGCATTACCGGTCAGAGTGTGAGCGACTTTATCTTTGAGATGTTGTACAGCGAAGCCCGTCAGCTGCTTACACATTCAAAACTATCTATACAAGAGATTGCATTCACCCTCAGTTTTTCCGACCAGTCTTCTTTCAGCAAATTTTTTAAAAGGAAATCGGGTGTTTCTCCGGTTGAATTCCGGAAAGGAGACAATCTTAAATGA
- a CDS encoding TolC family protein → MKKNIWLLLVILLHSNVSLLTAQTKQCLRLSIEDMFGMAEANSRSILTYDLAEKEAEQAVKVAKNALLPSVDVSLSASYLGDGWIANRNFSDGANASMPHFGNNFALEASQVIYAGGAISNAIEMSKLQLQLAKLDKEKNRQEIRFLLVGNYLELYKLRNQVEVYQKNIEQTKRLLADINAKQNEGLAIRNDITRYELQLKSYELALTQIENSQIIINNQLITVLGLPQGSVIDIDTTILNNMPGMEDEALWQQAAGELSPVLKQAKLGIEHSQINEKIINAERLPSVALVAGDHLDGPITIEVPPINKNFNYWYVGVGVKFNIASTFKTGKKAKLAKLSTLKAIEGEKLLQENIQNDVKAAHVRLAESYTIFDTQKKSLELAIQNYEVINNRYLNELALITEMLDASNSKLSAELQVANAQINILFNYYRLKKATGKL, encoded by the coding sequence ATGAAAAAAAACATCTGGTTGTTATTAGTAATTCTGTTACACTCCAACGTTAGTTTGCTAACAGCGCAAACCAAACAGTGTTTGAGATTAAGCATTGAAGATATGTTTGGTATGGCTGAGGCAAACAGTCGGAGTATCCTCACTTATGACTTAGCCGAAAAAGAAGCGGAGCAAGCGGTGAAGGTGGCTAAAAATGCACTACTTCCTTCAGTTGATGTATCACTTTCAGCAAGTTATTTGGGAGACGGATGGATTGCAAATCGGAACTTCTCTGACGGAGCGAATGCATCAATGCCACATTTTGGAAATAATTTTGCGTTGGAGGCTTCTCAGGTAATATATGCAGGTGGTGCAATATCAAATGCAATAGAGATGTCCAAATTACAACTTCAGTTGGCAAAACTGGATAAAGAGAAAAATAGGCAGGAGATTCGTTTTTTGTTGGTTGGCAATTACTTGGAGTTGTATAAGTTACGCAATCAGGTAGAGGTTTATCAAAAGAATATTGAACAGACAAAAAGGTTGTTGGCTGATATCAATGCGAAGCAAAATGAAGGGCTTGCCATTAGAAATGACATCACAAGATATGAATTACAATTAAAATCCTATGAACTTGCGCTCACACAAATAGAAAATAGCCAGATTATTATCAATAATCAGCTGATTACTGTTTTGGGATTGCCTCAGGGAAGTGTTATTGATATAGATACAACGATATTGAATAATATGCCAGGTATGGAGGATGAAGCATTGTGGCAACAAGCAGCAGGAGAATTATCTCCAGTTTTGAAACAAGCAAAATTGGGTATTGAGCACTCTCAAATAAATGAAAAGATTATAAATGCTGAACGTTTGCCGTCCGTTGCTTTGGTTGCTGGCGACCATCTTGACGGACCAATCACCATAGAAGTTCCTCCTATAAACAAGAATTTCAACTATTGGTATGTAGGGGTTGGAGTTAAATTTAATATAGCTTCAACCTTTAAAACAGGAAAAAAAGCAAAGCTGGCTAAACTTTCAACCCTTAAAGCAATCGAAGGCGAGAAATTGCTTCAGGAAAATATTCAAAATGATGTGAAAGCGGCTCATGTACGTTTAGCTGAATCATATACCATTTTTGATACTCAGAAGAAAAGTCTCGAATTGGCTATCCAGAATTATGAAGTAATCAATAACCGCTACCTGAATGAACTGGCTCTGATTACCGAAATGCTCGATGCCAGCAATTCAAAACTAAGTGCAGAGCTGCAGGTTGCTAATGCACAGATCAATATTCTTTTCAATTATTACAGATTGAAAAAGGCCACAGGCAAATTATAA
- a CDS encoding HlyD family secretion protein: MKQKRKKLINNIVIVLIIACGVIWVCSRFVHLGNVEYTDNAQVKQLIVPVNSRVQGFIKKIYFKENQYVRKGDTLLVIEDSEFRLRVAQAEADYQNALAGKTAMTTTISTTENNISVSDAGIQEAKIRMDNAEREYNRYKNLLGQGAVTKQQYDNVKTNYDASKARYELLVREKQSTALVKKEQTHRLGQTSAGVKLAEAALGLAKLNLSYTVVTAPCNGTTGRKNIQEGMLIQPGQALVDLVDENDKWIIANYKETQTANIRYGQTVEIKVDAMPDVIFKGKVESIAQATGASFSLFPQDNSSGNFVKVEQRIPIRIKFSGGNKTENMKRLRAGMNVECEVNY, encoded by the coding sequence ATGAAGCAGAAAAGAAAAAAGCTAATTAATAATATTGTTATTGTTCTGATAATTGCTTGCGGAGTTATCTGGGTATGTTCTCGATTTGTTCATCTTGGTAATGTGGAATATACCGATAATGCACAGGTAAAGCAATTGATTGTGCCAGTAAACTCACGTGTTCAGGGATTCATTAAGAAAATATATTTCAAAGAGAATCAGTATGTCCGTAAAGGTGATACGTTGCTTGTAATTGAAGATTCGGAATTCCGACTAAGAGTTGCACAAGCAGAAGCCGACTATCAAAACGCTTTAGCCGGGAAAACCGCTATGACTACAACCATTAGTACTACAGAAAACAACATATCTGTATCAGATGCAGGTATTCAAGAAGCTAAGATTCGTATGGATAATGCTGAGCGAGAATATAATCGATATAAGAATCTTTTGGGACAAGGTGCAGTTACTAAGCAGCAATATGATAACGTCAAGACAAACTATGATGCATCCAAAGCAAGATATGAATTGCTGGTACGCGAAAAGCAATCAACTGCCCTTGTAAAAAAGGAACAGACTCATCGTTTGGGGCAGACTTCCGCAGGAGTCAAACTTGCCGAAGCTGCTTTAGGACTGGCAAAGCTCAACCTTTCCTATACTGTTGTTACTGCTCCGTGTAACGGAACAACCGGACGAAAGAATATCCAGGAAGGAATGCTGATACAGCCGGGACAAGCTTTGGTGGACTTGGTTGATGAAAACGACAAGTGGATAATTGCGAACTACAAAGAAACACAAACCGCTAATATACGTTATGGACAAACTGTGGAAATTAAAGTTGATGCAATGCCGGATGTCATATTCAAAGGTAAAGTCGAATCGATAGCACAGGCTACAGGGGCAAGTTTCTCTCTTTTTCCCCAAGACAATTCGTCTGGCAACTTTGTGAAAGTGGAA